One stretch of Euphorbia lathyris chromosome 7, ddEupLath1.1, whole genome shotgun sequence DNA includes these proteins:
- the LOC136235822 gene encoding DEAD-box ATP-dependent RNA helicase 28, with protein sequence MASFVFEPASDEELNLSPAEEEDSDDEQEVEEEAQKKPSGRRTQSPWDFGSYSESVAEEHARRSTTSIDYKISKVLQERSVSIPNPDDDDASDSELDQQEDYRPEEDDDEAGNVNESKPFFAPSEGTSFHANSFMELNLSRPLLRACEALGYAKPTPIQAACIPLALTGRDICGSAITGSGKTAAFALPCLERLLFRPKRVPAIRVLILTPTRELAVQVHSMLEKLAQFTDIRCCLIVGGLSSKVQESALRTMPDIVVATPGRMIDHLRNSMSVDLDDLAVLILDEADRLLELGFNAEIQELVRLCPKRRQTMLFSATMTEEIGELIKLSLTKPLRLSADPSTKRPATLTEEVIRIRRMREVNQEAVLLALCSKTFTSKVIVFSGTKQAAHRLKILFGLAGFKAAELHGNLTQVQRLDALELFRKQQVEFLIATDVAARGLDIIGVQTVINYACPRDLTSYVHRVGRTARAGREGYAVTFVTDNDRSLLKAIAKRAGSKLRSRIVAEQSISKWSQIIEQMENQVASILREEREEIILRKAEMEVTKAENMITHRDEIYSRPKRTWFVTEKEKKLVSKAAKESNMNEKGSGNDVMSAQQAEELKLKEKRKREREKNLPRKKRRKLQAAREMLEDDQIEKAEGSGKNKNEKNGMSLVDLGYRRAKAVKAVKRALDSGKIVQKDHKKPKRPSQKGQQRTEEMKELFQSDMSETKRKKISGGMGNKKSKNSFKSKARYKRR encoded by the exons ATGGCAAGCTTTGTCTTTGAACCTGCAAGCGACGAAGAGCTCAATTTATCCCCTGCCGAAGAGGAAGACAGCGATGATGAACAGGAAGTGGAAGAAGAGGCACAAAAGAAACCTTCAGGTCGGCGGACTCAATCACCATGGGATTTCGGTTCCTACTCCGAATCCGTAGCGGAAGAACACGCTCGTCGAAGCACTACCTCCATCGATTACAAGATATCAAAAGTGCTCCAAGAACGCTCTGTCTCCATCCCCAATCCCGACGATGACGATGCCTCCGATTCTGAACTTGACCAACAA GAAGATTACAGACCAGAagaggatgatgatgaggcgggtAATGTTAATGAAAGCAAGCCGTTTTTCGCACCGTCAGAAGGGACTTCATTCCATGCGAATTCCTTTATGGAGCTCAATTTGTCTCGCCCTCTGCTTCGGGCCTGTGAGGCTTTAGGTTACGCTAAGCCTACTCCTATACAG GCGGCTTGTATACCATTGGCACTCACTGGCCGTGATATTTGTGGAAGTGCCATTACTGGTTCGGGAAAG ACAGCTGCTTTTGCATTGCCTTGTTTGGAGAGACTACTTTTCCGTCCCAAACGTGTTCCAGCAATACGGGTCCTTATTCTTACACCAACCAGAGAATTGGCGGTTCA GGTGCATAGTATGCTGGAGAAACTCGCTCAGTTTACAGACATCAGATGTTGCTTGATAGTCGGTGGGCTTTCTTCGAAG GTACAAGAATCTGCCCTGAGAACAATGCCAGATATTGTTGTGGCTACGCCAGGACGAATGATAGACCATTTACGCAATTCTATGTCTGTAGATCTGGACGATCTTGCAGTTCTAATTCTCGATGAAGCTGATCGCCTTCTGGAGCTTGGCTTTAATGCTGAAATTCAAGAACTG GTTCGACTATGCCCCAAACGAAGGCAGACTATGCTTTTCTCAGCTACAATGACTGAAGAAATTGGTGAGCTTATCAAACTCTCACTGACTAAACCATTGCGGCTATCAGCTGACCCATCAACTAAACGACCAGCAACATTGACTGAGGA AGTGATCAGGATACGAAGGATGCGTGAGGTGAATCAGGAGGCTGTTCTTCTTGCATTGTGCTCAAAAACTTTTACATCTAAAGTTATTGTCTTCAG TGGAACTAAGCAAGCTGCTCATAGATTGAAGATTTTGTTTGGATTAGCGGGCTTCAAAGCTGCTGAGCTTCATGGAAATCTTACACAAGTCCAACGTCTCGAT GCTTTGGAGCTTTTCAGGAAGCAACAAGTTGAATTTCTGATTGCAACAGATGTAGCTGCTCGT GGACTTGACATTATTGGTGTTCAAACAGTTATTAATTATGCATGTCCTCGTGACTTGACAAG TTACGTTCATAGAGTCGGACGTACAGCAAGAGCTGGTAGAGAAGGTTATGCTGTTACATTTGTGACAGATAATGATCGCTCTCTTTTAAAAGCCATT GCAAAGAGAGCTGGTTCAAAGTTGAGGAGCCGTATTGTGGCAGAGCAATCAATTTCTAAGTGGTCTCAGATAATTGAACAGATGGAAAATCAAGTGGCTTCTATTCTTCGAGAAGAGAG AGAAGAGATAATTCTTAGAAAAGCTGAAATGGAAGTAACGAAG GCAGAGAACATGATTACACATAGGGATGAAATTTATTCACGCCCCAAAAGAACCTGGTTCGTAACGGAAAAAGAGAAGAAGCTGGTGTCAAAAGCAGCAAAG GAATCAAACATGAATGAAAAAGGTTCTGGTAATGACGTTATGAGCGCCCAACAGGCTGAAGAACTTAAATTGAAGGAAAAGAGAAAGCGGGAGCGAGAG AAAAATTTGCCCCGAAAGAAGCGTCGAAAATTACAAGCAGCTAGAGAGATGTTGGAAGATGATCAAATTGAGAAAGCAGAA GGAAGTGGAAAGAATAAGAATGAAAAGAATGGTATGTCATTGGTTGACCTGGGTTATCGACGGGCAAAAGCAGTGAAAGCAGTGAAGAGGGCACTAGATTCTGGGAAGATTGTACAAAAGGATCACAAGAAGCCAAAGCGTCCTTCCCAAAAAGGTCAACAGAGGACAGAAGAAATGAAGGAGCTATTCCAGAGTGACATGAGTGAGACAAAGCGGAAGAAAATCAGTGGTGGAATGGGGAATAAAAAGTCCAAAAACTCATTTAAGAGCAAAGCACG ATACAAGCGGAGGTAG
- the LOC136235040 gene encoding uncharacterized protein codes for MTLEDFFTLTEMKDGLTAPSRVHELVAVMQKEKDSSVKNVGDALRQWAAVASTIAATENKDCLDLFIQLDGLSYIDNWLKDAKKYGNDAADSFVEESLTALLRALEKLQIDKERSVSSGIWITVNNLLDHGSSRVQDRARALFDSWKQGSVSDAVHHDGVLALHHACEVAECAAENLSLFNKIVNEENIIAEPARDDSNCPQSEELKEQPHRNREHVSPDPLNTSVMANSVQESPPLKEKVSMSAVEGTTLTETHSFSISNGPTTEPELDSSKKLSSFSDNSDMLASPPCKVEPGVCSSVVNTSNAKENMAEPAVQNNVDTREGDFGSNSMSSDTGNSASLPKAGKDDGGANNNLPAQALNSTDKDDCSPDPLLDSSLSNRKLEKPDDVGTRFSHMLDIGVADDDDNDDNDGDGNNEDDEDEDDGEHSSDGADYLRDVRDFTRTEDTPSPDRNSRRRSDIELDYGIVDALEVARQVAQEVEREVIDYREPSCSSSSDEIMASDTRRPDSPDSINTKQDLHTGVSHEDMPSGQNQPAEPSPMEDVRLISSNNMETEAENGTHELESSQVTEVAPEQEIKSEKGLCAFDLNDFDLNQEVCSDDMERAVNPISTPISVVSASRPAVASASPSAPLQFEGILGWKGSAATSAFRPASPRKTSDGDRIFETGGTSHSSKAKKDSFDFDLNVAGDGDEKMLDLMPVRPVPVSSGLQSAESSLEVGPRRTERPNLDLNRMSNEGDVPQSTLRMVGQLFYPRNGHRSPSPASSSSSMQPSLRNFDLNDRPLFHNDSSDQGFYHRNQNVSAFGISRPGDPVISILGTRVEVGSRVEVGRKDFIPQHPSLANGKSLDHAIMDANVARMGGVLGIPTVPFTHSPVFGYNGLTPAPNMSLSSTMYGAGPSIPYMVDTRVAASMVPQILSSASVPPYSQPPFIMNMASAPPNLNGAGPSRPSFDLNTGFTNDGVNAGGLRQFLMPGQSRMMEEHLRANVQPGPSSGIGVKRREPDSGWDHYSLPYKHQQPPWR; via the coding sequence ATGACACTTGAAGATTTCTTTACCTTGACTGAAATGAAAGATGGGCTCACAGCGCCTTCTCGAGTGCACGAGCTGGTTGCTGTAATGCAGAAGGAAAAAGATTCTAGTGTAAAGAATGTCGGAGATGCATTAAGGCAGTGGGCTGCTGTTGCAAGCACGATCGCTGCTACAGAGAACAAAGATTGTCTAGATCTTTTTATTCAATTAGATGGACTCTCATATATTGATAACTGGTTAAAAGATGCGAAGAAGTATGGCAATGATGCAGCTGATAGCTTTGTGGAGGAGTCACTTACTGCACTGTTAAGAGCTTTGGAAAAGCTGCAAATAGACAAGGAGAGGTCTGTTTCTTCTGGGATCTGGATCACTGTCAATAATCTTCTTGATCATGGCAGCTCTCGTGTACAGGATAGAGCAAGAGCACTGTTTGATAGCTGGAAGCAGGGCAGTGTTAGTGATGCGGTTCATCATGATGGTGTGCTGGCACTTCATCACGCCTGTGAAGTGGCAGAGTGTGCTGCTGAGAATCTTTCCCTTTTCAATAAAATTGTCAATGAAGAAAATATTATAGCTGAACCTGCCAGAGATGATTCGAATTGTCCTCAATCAGAAGAATTAAAAGAACAACCTCATAGAAACAGGGAGCATGTATCACCCGATCCTCTTAATACGTCTGTCATGGCAAACTCTGTTCAAGAGAGTCCTCCATTAAAGGAAAAGGTCTCGATGAGTGCCGTTGAAGGAACTACTCTGACTGAGACTCATAGTTTTTCCATATCAAATGGACCAACTACTGAACCAGAGTTGGATTCTTCAAAGAAGCTAAGCAGTTTCTCTGATAACTCAGATATGCTAGCTTCTCCACCTTGTAAGGTGGAACCTGGAGTGTGCTCTTCAGTTGTTAACACCAGTAATGCTAAAGAGAATATGGCTGAACCTGCAGTGCAAAACAATGTTGATACACGGGAAGGTGATTTTGGTTCAAACAGTATGTCTAGTGATACAGGAAACTCTGCATCTCTGCCAAAAGCTGGGAAAGACGATGGAGGGGCTAATAATAACCTTCCAGCGCAGGCACTCAATTCTACAGATAAAGATGATTGCTCTCCCGACCCTCTGCTAGACTCATCTCTCAGTAACAGGAAGTTAGAGAAACCAGATGATGTAGGGACTCGTTTTTCACACATGTTAGACATTGGAgttgctgatgatgatgataatgaTGATAATGATGGGGATGGTAATAATGAGgatgatgaggatgaggatgatGGGGAGCATAGCAGTGATGGAGCTGATTATTTAAGAGATGTGCGCGATTTCACTAGAACCGAAGATACCCCAAGCCCGGATCGGAATAGCAGAAGGAGGTCTGATATCGAGCTTGACTATGGCATAGTTGATGCTCTAGAAGTTGCTCGACAAGTTGCTCAAGAAGTGGAAAGAGAGGTCATAGATTATAGAGAACCATCTTGCAGCTCTTCTTCAGATGAAATCATGGCAAGTGATACTAGGCGACCAGATAGCCCTGATTCAATAAATACAAAGCAGGACCTGCATACAGGAGTTTCCCATGAAGACATGCCAAGTGGACAAAATCAGCCTGCGGAACCATCTCCTATGGAAGATGTGCGCTTAATTAGTTCAAACAACATGGAGACGGAAGCAGAAAATGGCACACATGAGTTGGAGTCATCACAGGTCACTGAAGTGGCTCCGGAACAAGAAATTAAGTCAGAGAAAGGTCTATGTGCTTTTGATctgaatgattttgatttgaatcaAGAAGTATGTTCTGATGATATGGAGCGTGCAGTGAATCCCATCTCTACTCCAATTTCGGTTGTTTCAGCTTCCAGGCCAGCAGTGGCTTCTGCATCTCCTTCAGCACCTTTGCAGTTCGAGGGGATTCTTGGATGGAAAGGATCTGCAGCTACTAGTGCTTTTCGCCCAGCTTCCCCACGCAAGACCTCTGATGGTGATAGGATCTTTGAGACCGGGGGAACTAGCCATAGTTCAAAAGCTAAGAAGGACAGCTTTGATTTTGATCTCAATGTTGCTGGGGATGGAGATGAGAAGATGTTGGACTTAATGCCAGTAAGGCCTGTTCCAGTCTCATCTGGCCTGCAATCTGCAGAATCCTCACTTGAAGTTGGTCCAAGAAGAACAGAGAGGCCCAATCTGGATTTAAATCGTATGAGCAATGAAGGCGATGTTCCACAATCAACTTTGAGGATGGTGGGGCAGCTATTTTACCCTCGAAATGGCCATCGCAGCCCATCACCTgcatcttcatcatcatcgATGCAGCCTTCACTGAGGAATTTTGATCTGAATGATAGACCGCTTTTTCACAATGATTCTTCAGATCAGGGGTTCTACCATCGCAACCAAAATGTAAGTGCTTTTGGAATATCTAGACCGGGTGATCCTGTTATTTCTATTCTGGGTACTAGAGTTGAAGTGGGTAGCAGGGTGGAAGTCGGTCGAAAGGATTTCATTCCGCAACATCCATCATTAGCAAACGGCAAGTCTCTAGACCACGCCATAATGGATGCTAATGTGGCAAGAATGGGCGGTGTTCTGGGGATTCCAACTGTTCCGTTCACACATTCTCCAGTTTTCGGGTACAACGGACTGACACCAGCTCCCAACATGTCCTTATCCTCAACAATGTATGGAGCTGGCCCCTCGATTCCTTACATGGTGGATACAAGAGTAGCAGCCTCTATGGTTCCTCAAATTTTGAGTTCTGCATCTGTTCCTCCTTACTCCCAGCCGCCATTTATCATGAACATGGCCAGTGCACCACCAAATTTAAATGGTGCAGGGCCCTCACGGCCCAGCTTCGATCTGAATACCGGTTTTACAAATGATGGAGTAAATGCTGGAGGTTTAAGGCAGTTTCTCATGCCTGGTCAAAGCCGAATGATGGAAGAGCATTTGAGGGCCAATGTGCAACCCGGCCCAAGCTCCGGAATAGGTGTTAAAAGGAGAGAACCTGATAGCGGCTGGGATCATTACTCTTTACCCTATAAACATCAACAACCTCCATGGAGATAG